One Rhododendron vialii isolate Sample 1 chromosome 2a, ASM3025357v1 genomic region harbors:
- the LOC131317277 gene encoding (E,E)-geranyllinalool synthase-like, with amino-acid sequence MESSPFSIETLVKKVREEIFSTFDVYNSFVSASVYDTAWLAMIPAENPNKFEQCCGPMFKGCLEWVLNNQKEEGFWGERYMNGLPTIDSLPSTLACIVALKKWNLGDTNINKGLAFVRENSETLLKERHHGLPRWFTIVFPAMVELAQATGLGVADEVKGVLADVLLKREQFLETEGDVNDYQCYPPLLSFLEALPSTRNIDREIILKSLNKDGSLLHSPSATAYAFMATGERKCKEYLERLVRRCPNGVPPMYPMDEELIKLSLVNPVTRLGLAEHFSGEIEVILSEANRSYKRPQTRVGNLKPAKLYKDSLAFRLLRMHGYDITPWSFCWFVHYEDILAHIERNSGYFTSAMLNIYRATDLMFSGANELKEARSFARKLLEKNMRRRCEEDGLLEMPSFHEVVEYELSLPWIARLDHLDHRFWIDVNDHVDALWIAKASFYRLSCLHNDKLMKLAVENYKLRQSIYQRELEEVTRWSKEWGLSEMGFGREKTTYCYFAVAASSSLPRGSAVRLIVAKSAILITIADDFFDMKGSLDDLQSLNEAVQRWDGKGLCGHGRIIFEALDGLVTDIAKKHHRQQGSDITDNLRDIWQETFGSWLVETTWSNNGYIPSMEEYLETGMISIANHTIVLPASCFLNLNLPNHKLKPSQYEPITKLLMASSRLLNDIQSYQKEQLDGKTNLVLLHLKGNPKAEIEDSISYVKGMLDEKKTELLEHALMDYGSNDLPKPCKLLHLSCLKVFQMFFNSSNRFDSDTELFHDIKRGIYIPPENSVPKRIPSPSKTEIKCSKVKARLIGESGYQGGRNFNTGQNFARSATPIPVGRDKVIIPPKFGLCFPATKGFQWGRG; translated from the exons ATGGAATCCTCGCCATTTTCCATTGAAACTCTAGTTAAGAAGGTCAGGGAAGAGATTTTCTCAACCTTCGATGTTTACAACTCATTCGTTTCCGCGTCTGTGTATGATACTGCATGGCTGGCCATGATTCCAGCTGAAAACCCTAATAAGTTCGAGCAATGCTGCGGCCCTATGTTCAAGGGTTGCTTGGAATGGGTTTTGAATAACCAGAAAGAAGAAGGGTTTTGGGGGGAGAGATATATGAATGGTCTTCCTACCATTGATAGCCTTCCTTCGACTCTAGCTTGTATTGTTGCACTCAAAAAGTGGAACCTTGGAGATACAAATATAAACAAAG GGTTAGCGTTTGTTCGTGAAAATTCAGAGACGCTTCTGAAAGAAAGACATCACGGTCTTCCTCGTTGGTTTACAATTGTTTTCCCTGCAATGGTTGAATTAGCCCAAGCTACAGGTTTAGGTGTTGCCGACGAGGTAAAAGGAGTACTTGCAGATGTTCTACTCAAAAGGGAACAATTTCTTGAAAC GGAAGGAGACGTAAATGATTACCAGTGCTATCCTCCATTACTGTCGTTCCTAGAAGCTTTACCATCCACACGCAACATCGATAGAGAAATCATACTAAAAAGCTTGAACAAGGATGGCTCTTTGTTACACTCGCCCTCTGCAACAGCTTATGCTTTCATGGCtacaggagagagaaagtgcaaagAATACCTCGAGAGACTTGTTCGAAGATGTCCAAACGGAG TTCCACCCATGTATCCAATGGATGAAGAGCTCATAAAGCTTAGTTTGGTAAATCCAGTTACGAGGTTAGGATTGGCTGAGCATTTTAGTGGAGAGATTGAAGTGATTTTGTCAGAGGCTAACag GAGTTACAAGAGGCCACAAACAAGAGTTGGTAATTTGAAACCAGCAAAGTTATACAAAGACTCTTTAGCCTTCCGGCTCTTGCGGATGCATGGCTACGATATAACTCCAT GGAGCTTCTGTTGGTTTGTGCATTATGAAGACATCTTGGCTCATATAGAAAGAAACAGTGGATATTTCACGAGTGCAATGCTCAACATTTACAGAGCTACAGATCTTATGTTTTCAGGAGCAAATGAACTGAAGGAGGCAAGATCATTTGCAAGGAAATTGCTTGAAAAAAACATGAGAAGGAGATGTGAAGAAGATGGTCTTCTAGAGATGCCAAGCTTTCATGAAGTG GTTGAGTATGAATTAAGTCTTCCATGGATTGCTCGATTGGATCATCTTGACCATAGATTTTGGATTGACGTAAATGATCATGTCGATGCTCTCTGGATTGCAAAGGCCTCCTTCTATAG gttATCATGTCTTCATAATGACAAGCTAATGAAACTAGCTGTGGAGAACTACAAGCTTCGGCAATCGATCTATCAAAGAGAACTCGAAGAAGTGACAAG GTGGTCCAAGGAGTGGGGGCTCAGTGAGATGGGATTTGGTAGGGAGAAAACGACATATTGTTACTTTGCTGTAGCCGCCAGCAGTTCTCTGCCACGTGGTTCAGCTGTTCGATTGATTGTTGCAAAAAGTGCCATACTTATTACGATTGCAGATGATTTTTTTGACATGAAAGGTTCACTTGACGACTTGCAAAGCTTGAACGAGGCAGTTCAAAG ATGGGATGGAAAAGGTTTGTGCGGGCATGGTAGGATTATCTTTGAAGCTCTTGATGGCCTTGTCACTGATATTGCTAAGAAACACCACCGTCAACAAGGAAGTGACATTACCGACAATCTTCGAGATATT TGGCAGGAAACGTTTGGCTCGTGGCTGGTGGAAACTACATGGAGCAACAACGGATACATACCATCCATGGAGGAATACCTTGAGACTGGCATGATTTCTATTGCCAACCACACAATAGTTCTTCCAGCTTCGTGTTTTCTCAACCTGAATTTACCGAACCACAAACTCAAACCTTCCCAGTACGAACCCATCACCAAATTGCTAATGGCTTCATCGCGATTATTGAACGACATTCAAAGCTACCAG AAGGAGCAACTAGATGGGAAAACAAACCTTGTTTTGCTCCACCTAAAAGGCAATCCAAAGGCAGAGATTGAAGACTCAATTTCCTATGTCAAAGGGATGCTAGATGAGAAGAAAACAGAGTTATTGGAGCATGCTTTGATGGATTATGGCTCCAATGATTTGCCCAAACCATGCAAGCTTCTCCACTTATCATGCCTGAAAGTCTTTCAGATGTTTTTCAACTCTTCCAATCGATTCGACTCGGATACAGAACTATTTCACGACATTAAAAGAGGGATTTACATTCCTCCGGAGAATTCAGTCCCTAAACGAATTCCATCTCCTTCCAAAACGGAAATAAAATGTTCAAAAGTTAAGGCTCGCTTGATCGGCGAATCCGGATATCAAGGAGGCAGGAATTTCAATACTGGACAGAACTTCGCACGGAGCGCTACTCCAATACCAGTTGGGCGTGACAAAGTCATTATCCCACCAAAGTTTGGATTGTGCTTTCCGGCGACAAAGGGTTTCCAATGGGGCAGGGGTTAG